TTGCCGGAAAAAATGAATCTTATCCGCGGCAAGCTTTCCGGCCATGCAAAGGGATTTGCCTTTGTCATTCCGGAAGAGCAGGGAATGGATGATATTTTTATCCCGCCCAATGAAACGAATAATGCTTTAAATGGCGATATCGTTCTTGCGCGTGTGACGACTGAGAGTTCAGGGCAGAGGCGGGAAGGTACAATTGTCCGCATCTTAGAGCGCGGTGTGACACAAATTGTCGGAACTTATACGGAAAGTAAGCATTTTGGATTTGTTATCCCGGATGATAAAAAGTTTGCCAGTGATATTTTTATCCCCAAAGCAGCATCAAAAGGCGCTGTTGAAGGGCACAAGGTCGTTGTAAAACTGACCACTTATCCAGAAGGCAGAAAGAGTGCAGAAGGAGAAGTTATTGACATTCTCGGGCATAAAAATGACCCGGGTGTGGATATTCTATCTGTTATTCACAAGCATGGCCTTCCGCTTGAGTTTCCGGATGAGGTGCTTAAGCAAGCTGAAGAAACGCCGGATACGATTGATCCAAGTGAATTGGAAAACCGCCGGGATCTTAGGAACGAAGTCATCGTTACCATTGACGGTGCTGATGCGAAAGACCTTGATGACGCAGTAATGGTCCAAAAGCTTGAAAACGGACATTACAGACTGGGTGTCCATATTGCAGATGTAACGTATTATGTACGCGAAGATTCACCAATCGACCGGGAGGCTGAAGAGCGGGCAACCTCCGTGTATTTAGTGGACCGGGTGATCCCGATGATTCCGCATCGCTTATCAAACGGCATCTGCTCTTTGAATCCGAAAGTGGACCGTCTTACCCTTTCTTGTGAGATGGAAATCACACCGGATGGGGAAGTGGTGAATCACGAGATTTTCCAGAGTGTGATCAAAACAACGGAACGGATGACTTATTCAGATGTGAATAAGATTTTGGAAGAGCAGGACGAAGAACTTATCGACAGGTACCAGCCGCTTGTGCCGATGTTCGAGCTGATGAAGGAGCTTTCTCTGATCTTGCGTAATAAGAGAATGCATCGCGGAGCCATCGACTTTGATTTTAAAGAAGCGAAAGTCATTGTGGATGAAGAGGGCAATCCGACAGAGGTGGCATTGCGCGAACGCTCGATTGCGGAGCGCCTAATTGAAGAGTTTATGCTCGCAGCCAATGAAACCGTTGCTGAGCACTTCCATTGGATGGATGTACCTTTCATTTACCGTATCCATGAAGATCCGAAGGAAGATAAGCTGAGAAGATTTTTCGAGTTCATCACGAACTTTGGCTATATTGTAAAAGGAACAGCCAATTCCGTTCACCCGCGTGCTCTTCAGGAAATCATTGAAGAGGTTCAGGGAAAGCCGGAAGAAATGGTTGTATCCACAGTGATGCTCCGCTCCATGCAGCAGGCGAAATATTATGAAGAGAGCCTGGGCCATTTCGGGTTATCAACAGAGTTTTACACACACTTCACATCACCGATTCGCCGTTACCCGGACTTAATTGTCCACAGACTAATCCGCACCTATTTAATTGAAGGCAAGCTGGATCAGGCGACAAGGGAAAAGTGGAATGTACAGCTCCCGGATATTGCTGAGCATTCTTCCAATATGGAGCGCCGTGCAGTGGAAGCGGAACGCGAAACAGATGAGCTTAAGAAAGCGGAATATATGGCTGATAAAATTGGCGAAGAATATGATGGGATCATCAGTTCTGTTACGAATTTTGGAATGTTTGTCGAGCTTCCAAACACAATTGAAGGCCTTATTCATGTCAGCTATATGACGGACGATTATTACCGCTATGACGAGCGCCAGATGGCGATGATTGGCGAGCGTACGGGCAATGTGTTCCGCATAGGCGACGAGATCACTGTTCGTGTCGTCAATGTAAATAAAGACGAACGCTCGATTGATTTTGAGATCGTCGGCATGAAGGGAACCCGCAGACGGGAACCACGTGAAGCTCCAAAGGTGTTCAAGACAGGCAGCAGCGAGAAAAAGCCGCGCAGAAGTAAGACTGACCAGGGAAATGGAAACAGTTCAGGCGGCCCGAGAAAGAAAAAGAGAAAAAGCATTACGAAAATGCGCCAAAAGCAAAGCGGAAGAAAAAGAAGAGGTAAAAAAATTGGGAGGGCCGAAAAGGCTCTCTCTTTCCCTTCTCAGCAGGGCTACTCGTTGAGAGGGGCACGCAATTTTGCTATAATAGAGAGACCGCTATAGAACGGATGCTGCATTTCCTGATTTCAGGAAAGAGGAGCAAAGGGGGATTCAACATGCCAAAAGGAACTGGCAAAATGGTTGCGCAAAATAAAAAGGCCTATCATGACTATGCTATAGAAGAAACATACGAAGCAGGCATTGTTCTGCAGGGGACGGAAATTAAATCGATCCGTGCGGGCAAGGTGAATCTGAAGGACTCATATGCCAGAATTCAAAACAATGAAATCTATCTTTTCGGCATGCATGTCAGTCCTTATGAGCAGGGAAACCGCTACAATCACGATCCGCTAAGGACAAGAAAGCTTCTTTTGCATAGAAAAGAAATCAGCAAGCTGATTGGCGAGTCAAAGGAAGTCGGCTATTCGATCGTTCCATTAAAAATGTATCTTAAAAATGGTTATGCAAAAGTTTTAATTGGCCTGGCAAGGGGTAAAAAGAAATATGACAAGCGTGAGGATCTGAAGAAGAAAGAAGCCAAGCGTGAAGTAGAGCGTGCTTTCCGTGAAAGGCAGAAAATGTAAACCCAGAACCTTACAATTGAAAAATTAGTTCAGTGTGCTATAATAGTAATTGTCACAGCGAGTGACACAATCTTTAGCTCATCTATTCGAGCTTATCCGAACGTCAGCGTACTGAATAAGATTCGACGCAGACCTATTATAATGGGGACGCTACGGATTCGACAGGGATAGTTCGAGCTTAGGTTGCGAGTCGAGGGGATCGGCCTCGTTAAAACGTCAAAGCCAATAACTGGCAAAACTCAAAACAACTTCGCTTTAGCTGCCTAATAGGCCTTTAGCGGTTCGCCCCTCCATAGCCCATGTGGTAGGGTAGCGGACTCACTCTTAGTGGGCTACGCCGGATTCCACCGCCTGAGGATGAAGGAAGAGAACAACCAGGCTAGCTGGCCGGACGCCCGTCGATAGGCATAAGGATCAGCGAATTGCGAATATATCGACTACACTCGTAGAAGCTTAAGTGCCGATATTTCTGGACGAGGGTTCGACTCCTCCGTCTCCACCAAATACATATTTGGTGGTTTTTTATTTGTTGTAACTTAAACTATATGAT
This window of the Cytobacillus pseudoceanisediminis genome carries:
- the rnr gene encoding ribonuclease R yields the protein MEINIQQLIDKLLHYMKDEAYKPLTVQELEAAFGIEDSTGFKDFVKALVVMEEKGLVVRTRSNRYGLPEKMNLIRGKLSGHAKGFAFVIPEEQGMDDIFIPPNETNNALNGDIVLARVTTESSGQRREGTIVRILERGVTQIVGTYTESKHFGFVIPDDKKFASDIFIPKAASKGAVEGHKVVVKLTTYPEGRKSAEGEVIDILGHKNDPGVDILSVIHKHGLPLEFPDEVLKQAEETPDTIDPSELENRRDLRNEVIVTIDGADAKDLDDAVMVQKLENGHYRLGVHIADVTYYVREDSPIDREAEERATSVYLVDRVIPMIPHRLSNGICSLNPKVDRLTLSCEMEITPDGEVVNHEIFQSVIKTTERMTYSDVNKILEEQDEELIDRYQPLVPMFELMKELSLILRNKRMHRGAIDFDFKEAKVIVDEEGNPTEVALRERSIAERLIEEFMLAANETVAEHFHWMDVPFIYRIHEDPKEDKLRRFFEFITNFGYIVKGTANSVHPRALQEIIEEVQGKPEEMVVSTVMLRSMQQAKYYEESLGHFGLSTEFYTHFTSPIRRYPDLIVHRLIRTYLIEGKLDQATREKWNVQLPDIAEHSSNMERRAVEAERETDELKKAEYMADKIGEEYDGIISSVTNFGMFVELPNTIEGLIHVSYMTDDYYRYDERQMAMIGERTGNVFRIGDEITVRVVNVNKDERSIDFEIVGMKGTRRREPREAPKVFKTGSSEKKPRRSKTDQGNGNSSGGPRKKKRKSITKMRQKQSGRKRRGKKIGRAEKALSFPSQQGYSLRGARNFAIIERPL
- the smpB gene encoding SsrA-binding protein SmpB — encoded protein: MPKGTGKMVAQNKKAYHDYAIEETYEAGIVLQGTEIKSIRAGKVNLKDSYARIQNNEIYLFGMHVSPYEQGNRYNHDPLRTRKLLLHRKEISKLIGESKEVGYSIVPLKMYLKNGYAKVLIGLARGKKKYDKREDLKKKEAKREVERAFRERQKM